In a single window of the Pseudorca crassidens isolate mPseCra1 chromosome 9, mPseCra1.hap1, whole genome shotgun sequence genome:
- the RAB30 gene encoding ras-related protein Rab-30 codes for MSMEDYDFLFKIVLIGNAGVGKTCLVRRFTQGLFPPGQGATIGVDFMIKTVEINGEKVKLQIWDTAGQERFRSITQSYYRSANALILTYDITCEESFRCLPEWLREIEQYASNKVITVLVGNKIDLAERREVSQQRAEEFSEAQDMYYLETSAKESDNVEKLFLDLACRLISEARQNTLVNNVSSPLPGEGKSISYLTCCNFN; via the exons ATGAGTATGGAAGATTATGATTTCctgtttaaaattgttttaatcggCAATGCTGGTGTGGGGAAGACGTGCCTAGTCCGACGGTTCACTCAG GGTCTTTTCCCCCCAGGACAAGGAGCCACAATTGGAGTTGATTTTATGATTAAGACAGTGGAGATTAATGGTGAAAAAGTAAAG CTCCAGATCTGGGACACAGCAGGTCAAGAGAGATTTCGGTCCATCACCCAGAGTTATTACCGAAGCGCCAATGCCTTGATCCTCACCTATGACATAACCTGTGAGGAATCCTTCCGTTGCCTTCCTGAGTGGCTGCGGGAGATAGAACAATATGCTAGCAACAAGGTCATCACTGTGCTAGTGG GCAACAAGATTGATCTGGCTGAAAGGAGAGAGGTCTCCCAGCAGAGAGCTGAAGAATTCTCAGAAGCTCAGGACATGTATTACCTGGAGACCTCAGCCAAGGAATCCGATAACGTGGAGAAACTCTTTCTTGACTTGGCGTGCCGCCTCATCAGTGAAGCCAGGCAGAACACACTTGTGAACAATGTATCCTCACCCTTACCTGGAGAAGGGAAAAGTATCAGCTATTTGACTTGTTGTAATTTCAACTAA